In a genomic window of Cyprinus carpio isolate SPL01 chromosome A10, ASM1834038v1, whole genome shotgun sequence:
- the LOC109113459 gene encoding prolactin-releasing peptide receptor-like: protein MEGSGLQGGEEPPGSQVYEVMVVQNTTAPHNYPFADVALLQTFKPLIIPCYVLVLLVGVFGNYLLIYVICRSRKMHNVTNFFIGNLAFSDMLMCVTCVPFTLAYAFNPHGWTFGRFMCYLVFLIQPVTVYVSVFTLTAIAVDRYYATVHPLKKRISMAACAYVLSGIWLLSCVLVAPAVAHTYHVEFREEGLTICEEFWLGQETQRLVYAYSTLLLTYILPLSAVCLSYLCISVKLRNCVAPGHRTRDQAEAQRARKRKIFRLVSLVVAVFGVCWLPIHMFNILRDIDIRLINKRHFLLIQLLCHLCAMSSSCCNPFLYAWLHDRFRAELRKMFTCHRRIGIPANHCAMASVVL, encoded by the exons ATGGAGGGCTCTGGCTTGCAAGGTGGAGAAGAGCCTCCTGGAAGCCAAGTGTATGAGGTGATGGTGGTCCAAAACACCACGGCCCCTCACAACTATCCCTTTGCAGATGTCGCCCTGCTGCAGACCTTCAAGCCGCTTATCATCCCCTGTTATGTTCTTGTGCTGCTGGTGGGCGTCTTTGGCAACTACCTTCTGATCTACGTCATCTGCCGCTCGAGGAAGATGCACAACGTCACCAACTTCTTCATCGGCAATCTGGCCTTCTCGGACATGCTGATGTGCGTGACCTGCGTTCCCTTCACGCTGGCCTACGCCTTCAACCCTCACGGGTGGACGTTTGGGCGCTTCATGTGCTATCTGGTGTTCCTGATCCAGCCCGTCACTGTATACGTGTCCGTTTTCACCCTCACAGCTATTGCGGTTGACAG GTACTATGCTACTGTGCACCCTTTGAAGAAGCGAATCTCAATGGCGGCCTGCGCTTACGTGCTGTCTGGGATCTGGCTGCTGTCGTGTGTGCTGGTCGCTCCCGCTGTGGCCCACACGTATCATGTGGAGTTCAGAGAGGAGGGTCTGACCATCTGTGAGGAGTTCTGGTTGGGCCAGGAGACCCAGCGACTGGTGTACGCCTACAGCACGCTGCTACTGACCTACATCCTGCCTTTATCTGCAGTCTGCCTCTCTTACCTCTGCATCTCCGTTAAACTCCGCAACTGCGTGGCCCCCGGACACCGAACACGTGACCAGGCCGAGGCCCAGCGGGCGCGCAAGCGGAAGATCTTCAGGCTGGTGTCTCTAGTTGTGGCGGTGTTCGGAGTCTGCTGGCTGCCCATCCACATGTTCAACATCCTGCGAGACATCGACATCCGCCTCATCAACAAGCGTCATTTTCTGCTGATCCAGCTGCTGTGTCATCTGTGCGCCATGAGCTCGTCCTGCTGCAACCCGTTCCTGTACGCGTGGCTTCACGACCGTTTCCGGGCAGAGCTGCGCAAGATGTTCACCTGCCACCGTCGCATCGGTATACCGGCCAACCACTGCGCCATGGCGAGCGTCGTACTATGA
- the brf2 gene encoding transcription factor IIIB 50 kDa subunit — protein MPSSCPECGSSNVVEDDLYSQRQWVCVDCGSVVSEGHLTTTVSDETQGRAVPYHASTEVLKKPCRNLIAGFSRVRALCRILRLSSDMESAVVSLFERAYNHPNFIFVTLTKKEILGGCCVLSVCRQCNWPVAMGTIGYLLGVDNATLGTVYREFTKALNIEISTIGIMDMLESFCYDFKLGPQQVEEVFAEPPQRLVDRTSALIELAADAWIVTGRQPLPLLFAAVYLAWQSLNPTVRMKYTFVKFCKIGKAPEQSWHRSRDSVVKRLKELRDVLCKLGRELPWLRGGTVEPNTVVPLVDDILKNHRALLLRAVRNYEQQLQNESQTAQTTECDNELSDSNRSESHSSTTPELMDPDQAGCENPADKQATDCQLPPDHWSKRHLFLPPCVKNRKRQRVDAPQLEVTGDEEISDSEIESYIRSQDEIEMYLKVQKELKKMA, from the exons ATGCCGAGCAGCTGTCCCGAGTGTGGCTCATCTAATGTGGTGGAGGATGATCTGTACTCTCAGAGGCAGTGGGTGTGTGTGGACTGTGGGTCGGTGGTCTCTGAGGGACATCTGACCACCACAGTGAGCGATGAGACCCAGGGCAGAG CTGTGCCCTATCATGCTTCCACAGAGGTGTTAAAGAAACCATGCAGAAATCTGATTGCTG gcTTTTCTCGGGTCCGCGCGCTGTGCCGTATCCTCCGATTATCCAGTGACATGGAGTCGGCAGTAGTAAGTCTCTTTGAGCGTGCTTACAACCACCCGAACTTCATCTTTGTGACCTTAACCAAGAAAGAGATCTTGGGAGGCTGTTGCGTACTCTCTGTCTGTCGCCAATGCAACTGGCCTGTTGCCATGGGAACCATTGGTTACCTGTTAGGGGTGGACAATGCGACACTGGGCACTGTTTATCGGGAGTTTACAAAGGCTCTGAACATTGAGATCAGCACTATTGGCATCATGGACATGCTGGAAAGCTTCTGCTATGA TTTCAAGCTGGGTCCTCAACAGGTGGAAGAGGTGTTTGCTGAACCCCCCCAACGGCTGGTGGACAGGACGTCTGCTTTGATTGAACTAGCCGCTGATGCCTGGATAGTGACGGGCCGTCAGCCTTTGCCCCTCCTCTTTGCAGCAGTGTATTTGGCCTGGCAGTCACTAAATCCTACG GTCCGCATGAAATACACCTTCGTTAAGTTCTGCAAGATCGGAAAAGCGCCTGAACAGTCATGGCACAGGAGCAGAGATTCGGTCGTGAAGCGGCTGAAAGAGCTGCGGGACGTGCTGTGTAAACTGGGCCGAGAGCTGCCGTGGCTGAGGGGCGGCACGGTGGAGCCCAACACTGTGGTCCCGCTGGTGGATGACATCCTGAAGAACCACAGAGCTTTGCTCTTGAGGGCCGTTAGAAACTACGAACAACAGCTGCAAAATGAGTCCCAAACTGCACAAACAACAGAGTGTGACAATGAGCTATCAGATTCAAACCGCTCCGAATCACATTCTTCAACGACACCTGAGCTCATGGATCCTGATCAGGCCGGGTGTGAGAATCCTGCTGATAAACAAGCCACGGATTGTCAACTGCCACCAGACCACTGGAGTAAAAGGCACTTGTTTTTACCCCCCTGTGTGAAGAATCGCAAGCGGCAGAGGGTTGACGCTCCGCAGCTGGAAGTGACCGGAGATGAAGAGATATCAGACAGTGAAATTGAGTCATACATTCGCTCTCAGGATGAAATTGAAATGTATCTAAAGGTTCAGAAGGAgctaaaaaaaatggcataa